The following are from one region of the Juglans regia cultivar Chandler chromosome 10, Walnut 2.0, whole genome shotgun sequence genome:
- the LOC109011664 gene encoding aquaporin SIP1-1-like, whose translation MGVVKAAIGDAILTSLWVFSAPMMGILTPIIAAYLGLHAIPVAGLFIATVLASTLVLLFSLIGKVLGGASFNPSTTVSFYAAGLNPDLSLISMATRFPAQAAGGVGGAMAILRVMPSQYKHMLRGPSLKVDMHTGAVAEGVLTFVLSVALLLIMLRGPKSPLLKVWLLAVTTVGLVVAGSGYTGPSMNPANAFGWAFLNNQHSNWIHFYVYWICPLIGATLAAWIFRFLFIPTIKQKKA comes from the coding sequence ATGGGTGTGGTGAAGGCTGCAATAGGAGATGCAATATTGACATCTTTATGGGTGTTCAGCGCGCCAATGATGGGAATTCTTACCCCTATCATAGCCGCATACCTTGGCCTTCATGCCATACCAGTGGCAGGCCTCTTCATCGCCACCGTGCTTGCTTCCACACTTGTACTTTTATTCAGCTTGATCGGGAAGGTCTTGGGTGGCGCCAGCTTCAATCCTTCTACCACGGTCTCGTTCTACGCTGCAGGCCTTAATCCTGACTTATCTCTCATCTCTATGGCCACTCGGTTTCCTGCACAGGCGGCCGGTGGAGTTGGGGGCGCCATGGCAATATTGCGAGTGATGCCAAGCCAATACAAACACATGCTTAGAGGGCCTTCCCTGAAAGTGGATATGCATACAGGAGCCGTTGCTGAGGGTGTGTTGACCTTTGTGCTAAGCGTTGCACTCCTTTTAATCATGCTCAGGGGTCCCAAAAGCCCACTTTTGAAGGTGTGGTTACTTGCTGTCACAACCGTGGGATTGGTTGTTGCAGGGTCTGGTTACACGGGGCCTTCCATGAATCCAGCCAACGCCTTTGGCTGGGCATTTCTGAACAATCAGCACAGTAATTGGATACATTTCTACGTTTATTGGATCTGTCCCCTCATTGGAGCAACTTTGGCTGCTTGGATCTTTCGGTTTCTTTTTATTCCAACAATCAAGCAGAAGAAAGCATAA